From Dasypus novemcinctus isolate mDasNov1 chromosome 19, mDasNov1.1.hap2, whole genome shotgun sequence, a single genomic window includes:
- the EEF2 gene encoding elongation factor 2, with amino-acid sequence MVNFTVDQIRAIMDKKANIRNMSVIAHVDHGKSTLTDSLVCKAGIIASARAGETRFTDTRKDEQERCITIKSTAISLFYELSENDLNFIKQSKDGSGFLINLIDSPGHVDFSSEVTAALRVTDGALVVVDCVSGVCVQTETVLRQAIAERIKPVLMMNKMDRALLELQLETEELYQTFQRIVENVNVIISTYGEGESGPMGNIMIDPVLGTVGFGSGLHGWAFTLKQFAEMYVAKFAAKGEGQLGPAERAKKVEDMMKKLWGDRYFDPANGKFSKSATSPDGKKLPRTFCQLILDPIFKVFDAIMNFKKEETAKLIEKLDIKLDSEDKDKEGKPLLKAVMRRWLPAGDALLQMITIHLPSPVTAQKYRCELLYEGPPDDEAAMGIKSCDPKGPLMMYISKMVPTSDKGRFYAFGRVFSGLVSTGLKVRIMGPNYTPGKKEDLYLKPIQRTILMMGRYVEPIEDVPCGNIVGLVGVDQFLVKTGTITTFEHAHNMRVMKFSVSPVVRVAVEAKNPADLPKLVEGLKRLAKSDPMVQCIIEESGEHIIAGAGELHLEICLKDLEEDHACIPIKKSDPVVSYRETVSEESNVLCLSKSPNKHNRLYMKARPFPDGLAEDIDKGEVSARQELKQRARYLAEKYEWDVAEARKIWCFGPDGTGPNILTDITKGVQYLNEIKDSVVAGFQWATKEGALCEENMRGVRFDVHDVTLHADAIHRGGGQIIPTARRCLYASVLTAQPRLMEPIYLVEIQCPEQVVGGIYGVLNRKRGHVFEESQVAGTPMFVVKAYLPVNESFGFTADLRSNTGGQAFPQCVFDHWQILPGDPFDSTSRPSQVVAETRKRKGLKEGIPALDNFLDKL; translated from the exons GTGAATTTCACAGTGGACCAGATCCGGGCCATCATGGACAAGAAGGCCAACATCCGGAACATGTCCGTCATCGCCCACGTCGACCACGGCAAGTCCACCCTGACGGACTCCCTGGTCTGCAAGGCGGGCATCATCGCCTCCGCCCGCGCCGGGGAGACCCGCTTCACCGACACCCGCAAGGACGAGCAGGAGCGGTGCATCACCATCAAGTCGAC TGCCATCTCCCTCTTCTACGAGCTCTCTGAGAACGACTTGAACTTCATCAAGCAGAGCAAGGACGGCTCCGGCTTCCTCATCAACCTCATCGACTCCCCTGGGCACGTGGACTTCTCCTCAGAGGTGACAGCCGCCCTCCGGGTCACCGATGGCGCCCTGGTGGTGGTGGACTGCGTGTCAG GCGTGTGCGTGCAGACGGAGACGGTGCTGCGGCAGGCCATCGCCGAGCGCATCAAGCCGGTGCTGATGATGAACAAGATGGACCGGGCCCTGCTCGAGCTGCAGCTGGAGACGGAGGAGCTCTACCAGACCTTCCAGCGCATCGTGGAGAACGTCAACGTCATCATCTCCACCTACGGCGAGGGCGAGAGCGGCCCCATGGGCAACATCATG ATCGACCCCGTCCTGGGCACCGTCGGCTTTGGGTCCGGCCTCCATGGCTGGGCCTTCACCCTGAAGCAGTTCGCCGAGATGTACGTGGCCAAGTTTGCCGCCAAGGGCGAGGGCCAGCTGGGGCCTGCCGAGCGGGCCAAGAAGGTGGAGGACATGATGAAGAAGCTGTGGGGTGACCG GTACTTCGACCCAGCCAACGGCAAGTTCAGCAAGTCCGCCACCAGCCCTGATGGGAAGAAGCTGCCCCGGACCTTCTGCCAGCTCATCCTGGATCCCATCTTCAAG GTGTTTGATGCCATCATGAATTTCAAGAAAGAGGAGACAGCAAAACTGATTGAGAAGCTGGACATCAAGCTGGACAGCGAAGATAAGGACAAAGAAGGCAAGCCGCTCCTGAAG GCTGTGATGCGCCGCTGGCTGCCCGCCGGGGACGCCTTGCTGCAGATGATCACCATTCACCTGCCCTCGCCTGTGACGGCCCAGAAGTACCGCTGCGAGCTGCTGTACGAGGGGCCCCCCGACGACGAGGCCGCCATGG GCATCAAAAGCTGTGACCCCAAAGGCCCTCTGATGATGTACATTTCCAAGATGGTGCCCACCTCTGACAAGGGCCGCTTCTACGCCTTCGGGCGCGTCTTCTCGGGGCTGGTGTCCACGGGCCTGAAGGTCAGGATCATGGGCCCCAACTACACGCCCGGGAAGAAGGAGGATCTCTACCTGAAGCCCATCCAGAG GACGATCCTGATGATGGGCCGCTACGTGGAGCCCATCGAGGACGTGCCCTGCGGGAACATCGTGGGGCTGGTGGGCGTGGACCAGTTCCTGGTGAAGACGGGCACCATCACCACCTTCGAGCACGCCCACAACATGCGCGTGATGAAGTTCAGCGTCAGCCCCGTCGTCAGGGTTGCTGTGGAGGCCAAGAACCCCGCTGACCTGCCCAAGCTGGTGGAGGGGCTGAAGCGGCTGGCCAAGTCGGATCCCATGGTGCAG TGTATCATCGAGGAGTCGGGGGAGCACATCATCGCGGGGGCAGGTGAGCTGCACCTGGAGATCTGCCTGAAGGACCTGGAGGAGGACCACGCCTGCATCCCCATCAAG AAATCTGACCCAGTCGTCTCGTACCGCGAGACGGTCAGCGAGGAGTCGAATGTGCTCTGCCTCTCCAAGTCCCCCAATAAGCACAACCGGCTGTACATGAAGGCGCGGCCCTTCCCCGACGGCCTGGCCGAGGACATCGACAAGGGCGAGGTGTCTGCCCGCCAGGAGCTCAAGCAGCGGGCGCGCTACCTGGCCGAGAAGTACGAGTGGGACGTGGCCGAGGCCCGCAAGATCTGGTGCTTCGGGCCAGACGGCACCGGCCCCAACATCCTCACCGACATCACCAAGGGCGTGCAGTACCTCAACGAGATCAAGGACAGCGTGGTGGCCGGCTTCCAGTGGGCCACCAAGGAG GGTGCGCTGTGCGAGGAGAACATGCGGGGGGTCCGCTTTGATGTCCACGACGTGACGCTGCATGCCGACGCCATCCACCGCGGGGGCGGCCAGATCATCCCCACGGCCCGGCGCTGCCTCTACGCCAGCGTGCTCACCGCCCAGCCCCGCCTCATGGAGCCCATCTACCTTGTCGAGATCCAG TGCCCGGAACAGGTGGTCGGCGGCATTTACGGTGTTCTGAACCGGAAGCGGGGCCACGTCTTCGAGGAGTCCCAGGTGGCCGGCACCCCCATGTTTGTCGTGAAGGCCTACCTGCCTGTCAACGAGTCCTTCG GCTTCACCGCCGACCTGAGGTCCAACACCGGCGGCCAGGCCTTCCCGCAGTGCGTGTTCGACCACTGGCAGATCCTGCCTGGAGACCCCTTCGACAGCACCAGCCGCCCCAGCCAGGTGGTGGCTGAGACCCGCAAGCGCAAGGGCCTGAAGGAGGGCATCCCCGCCCTGGACAACTTCCTGGACAAGTTGTAG